In the Brassica napus cultivar Da-Ae chromosome A7, Da-Ae, whole genome shotgun sequence genome, one interval contains:
- the BNAA07G37970D gene encoding uncharacterized protein BNAA07G37970D, whose protein sequence is MGEELADTMNLDLNLGPDPESDLQPTLNETVNLADWTNDPSQRSSEAVTRIRTRHRTRFRQLNLPIPILSETHMSIELNQLMGSPVTGAALQTGEGSERGNEDLKMCENGDGAIGDGVSEKKADLEKSSGSDGNFFDCNICLDLSKEPVLTCCGHLYCWPCLFQWLQISEAKECPVCKGEVTPKTVTPIYGRGNHKREVEESLDTKIPMRPHARRIESLRNTIQRSPFTIPMEEMIRRIQNRFERDSTPVPDFSNREASERGNDRANSILNRLMTSRGVRSEQNQASAAAAAIAAASEDINLNPDIATPDLEGETTTRFHPMLIRRQLQSHRVARISNFTSALSSAERLVDAYFRTHTLGRSHQELNHHSPVVVDDRDSFSSIAAVINSESQVDTAVEIDSMVTLSTSSSRRRNENGSRVSDVDSADSRPPRRRRFT, encoded by the coding sequence atGGGTGAGGAGTTAGCTGACACAATGAACCTAGATTTGAATCTAGGGCCTGATCCTGAGTCAGATCTCCAGCCGACCCTAAACGAAACTGTGAATCTGGCTGATTGGACTAATGACCCTTCTCAGAGATCCTCGGAGGCTGTGACGAGGATCAGAACTCGGCATAGGACGCGGTTCAGACAGCTTAATCTCCCCATACCAATTCTATCTGAAACCCATATGTCTATTGAACTGAACCAGTTGATGGGAAGTCCTGTAACTGGAGCTGCTTTGCAGACTGGCGAGGGTAGTGAAAGAGGCAATGAGGATCTGAAAATGTGTGAGAACGGAGATGGAGCCATTGGAGACGGTGTGTCAGAGAAGAAAGCGGATCTGGAGAAAAGCAGCGGCAGCGATGGTAACTTCTTCGATTGTAATATATGTTTGGATTTGTCAAAGGAGCCGGTTCTCACCTGTTGTGGCCATCTTTACTGTTGGCCTTGTCTGTTCCAATGGCTACAAATCTCGGAAGCAAAGGAATGTCCGGTCTGCAAGGGAGAGGTGACTCCCAAGACAGTGACACCGATATATGGTCGAGGCAACCATAAAAGAGAAGTTGAAGAGAGTTTAGATACCAAGATCCCTATGAGACCCCATGCAAGACGCATCGAGAGTTTGAGGAATACAATTCAAAGGTCGCCTTTTACAATACCAATGGAAGAGATGATTAGACGTATACAGAATAGGTTCGAGAGGGATTCAACCCCTGTGCCTGATTTTAGTAACCGCGAGGCCTCAGAAAGAGGGAATGATCGAGCCAACTCGATCCTTAACCGGCTGATGACTTCAAGGGGAGTTAGATCAGAGCAGAACCAGGCTAGTGCTGCAGCAGCCGCCATTGCTGCAGCATCAGAGGATATTAATCTAAACCCGGACATTGCTACTCCTGATCTTGAAGGAGAGACCACCACAAGGTTCCATCCTATGTTGATCAGGAGACAGTTACAGTCCCACAGAGTCGCAAGGATCTCGAACTTCACATCTGCATTGAGTTCCGCTGAGCGGCTTGTGGACGCATATTTTAGAACTCATACATTGGGGAGGAGCCACCAAGAGCTAAACCATCATTCTCCTGTTGTGGTTGATGATAGAGACTCATTCTCGAGCATTGCAGCTGTGATAAACTCTGAGAGTCAAGTGGATACTGCAGTTGAGATTGATTCCATGGTCACTCTTTCAACATCTTCTTCGAGGAGAAGGAATGAGAATGGGTCGAGGGTTTCTGATGTAGACAGTGCAGATTCTCGCCCGCCTAGGAGAAGGAGATTTACTTAA